In bacterium, a single window of DNA contains:
- the infB gene encoding Translation initiation factor IF-2 — MTPSGPPPPGVVPGGGGRGPNQGKKLISGESRRPPKARGGGPGGKTAGRRTGGPPPTLHSSTEFRHVKDRRRRGGRQVEESRVEVRRNVSIPEYITIKDLSAQTGVKSSEIIKYLFRELSIMATINHPVDQETAALICEHLGIEYTLAKEEDAESTVEAWILEEDTEESLETRPPVVTVMGHVDHGKTKLLDAIRSTNVVAGESGGITQHIGAYRAFLNGRPLTFLDTPGHQAFTAMRARGAKVTDIAVLVVAADDGVMPQTKEAIDHAKAAGVEIIVALNKMDKQDANPDRVKTELANEGLQPSEWGGSTTVVPVSALKQEGIAELLEMILLQSEVMDLKANPNRRAVGTIIEARLDKGRGPVATALIEKGTLHQGDFVVIGASFGRIRAMQDENGQPLESAGPSCPVEISGLSDVPQAGDKLIEVEDEKTARAIYEERISAFRQARLKAVNKISLEDFHKRLTEGEVKELNIILKADVQGSIEALVHALTQLNTEEVKVNVVSKQVGNVKDSDLMLALASKSIVLGFKVQASPEIMKQAQHEGIDVRLYDIIYDAVDDVKKALAGLLKPTISEKITGLATVRAIFKVAKGTTIGGCYIDSGELIRNKKIRVKRGGEVIFEGVLNGLKRFKEDARKVDAGYECGIEIDGITTLAEGDIIEQFEIEEIARTLD, encoded by the coding sequence ATGACTCCTTCCGGTCCCCCTCCTCCGGGCGTTGTTCCGGGTGGTGGTGGAAGGGGTCCGAATCAGGGCAAAAAGCTCATCAGTGGGGAATCCCGACGTCCCCCCAAGGCGCGCGGTGGTGGACCCGGTGGTAAGACCGCAGGGCGACGCACCGGCGGGCCGCCTCCGACGCTGCATAGCTCCACCGAGTTTCGCCATGTGAAAGACCGACGTCGGCGCGGTGGACGACAGGTGGAGGAGTCCCGCGTTGAGGTCCGCCGCAACGTGTCGATTCCGGAGTACATCACAATCAAGGACCTCTCCGCCCAGACTGGTGTGAAGAGTTCCGAGATCATCAAGTACCTCTTCCGGGAACTCAGCATCATGGCCACGATCAACCATCCGGTTGATCAGGAAACCGCGGCACTCATCTGTGAGCACCTCGGGATCGAGTACACACTCGCCAAGGAAGAGGACGCGGAGAGCACGGTCGAGGCCTGGATCCTCGAAGAGGACACCGAAGAGAGCCTGGAGACCCGCCCGCCTGTGGTGACGGTCATGGGCCATGTCGACCACGGAAAGACGAAGCTGCTCGACGCGATTCGCTCGACCAATGTGGTGGCCGGCGAGTCGGGTGGCATTACCCAGCACATTGGGGCGTATCGCGCCTTCCTGAATGGGCGTCCCCTCACCTTCCTCGATACGCCGGGGCACCAAGCGTTTACCGCCATGCGGGCTCGTGGCGCGAAAGTGACCGACATTGCGGTGCTTGTGGTAGCGGCGGATGACGGAGTCATGCCGCAGACGAAAGAAGCCATCGACCACGCGAAAGCGGCGGGGGTGGAGATCATCGTCGCGCTCAACAAGATGGACAAGCAGGATGCGAATCCTGATCGGGTCAAGACCGAACTGGCCAACGAAGGCCTCCAGCCATCGGAGTGGGGTGGCTCGACCACGGTGGTGCCGGTCTCTGCACTGAAGCAGGAAGGCATCGCCGAATTGCTGGAGATGATCCTGCTCCAGTCGGAAGTGATGGACCTCAAGGCGAATCCGAATCGTCGGGCAGTCGGGACCATCATCGAAGCACGGCTGGATAAAGGTCGCGGCCCCGTCGCCACGGCTCTCATCGAGAAGGGAACCCTGCACCAGGGCGACTTCGTGGTGATTGGCGCCAGCTTCGGCCGCATCCGGGCGATGCAGGACGAGAACGGGCAGCCGCTGGAATCGGCCGGCCCGTCCTGCCCGGTGGAGATTTCCGGGCTCTCCGACGTGCCTCAGGCGGGCGATAAGCTCATCGAGGTCGAAGACGAAAAGACTGCCCGGGCGATCTACGAAGAGCGCATCAGCGCGTTCCGCCAGGCTCGCCTCAAAGCGGTCAACAAGATCTCCCTGGAAGACTTCCACAAGCGCCTGACCGAAGGCGAAGTGAAAGAACTCAACATCATCCTCAAGGCTGATGTCCAGGGATCCATCGAAGCGCTGGTCCACGCCCTGACACAGCTCAACACCGAGGAAGTCAAGGTCAACGTGGTCTCCAAGCAGGTCGGCAACGTCAAGGACAGCGATCTGATGCTGGCCCTGGCCTCCAAGTCGATCGTCCTGGGCTTTAAGGTCCAGGCGAGCCCCGAGATCATGAAGCAGGCGCAGCACGAAGGGATCGATGTCCGGCTCTACGACATCATCTACGATGCGGTCGACGACGTGAAGAAGGCGCTGGCGGGTCTGCTCAAGCCGACCATCAGCGAGAAAATCACGGGTCTGGCGACTGTCCGGGCGATCTTCAAAGTCGCCAAGGGCACCACGATCGGTGGCTGCTACATCGACTCTGGCGAGCTGATCCGGAACAAGAAGATTCGCGTGAAGCGTGGCGGCGAGGTCATCTTCGAGGGTGTCCTCAACGGCCTCAAGCGCTTCAAGGAAGATGCGCGTAAGGTCGATGCCGGCTATGAGTGCGGTATCGAGATCGACGGCATCACGACCCTGGCGGAAGGCGACATCATCGAACAGTTCGAGATCGAGGAAATCGCCCGCACGCTGGACTAG
- the rbfA gene encoding Ribosome-binding factor A: MFPNRIKRVEREVHRVLVDLLREVKDPRVVSATLTDVKISKDLRSATVFVSTLDANTLPTALEGLQRAAGMLSHRLGDELDLRRIPRLQFVHDPSLAQGARIDAILASVLPEETDEEEKALSAAHTEETDD, from the coding sequence ATGTTTCCGAACAGGATCAAGCGAGTCGAGCGCGAAGTCCATCGTGTCCTGGTCGACCTCCTGCGTGAGGTCAAGGACCCCCGGGTGGTGTCTGCGACGCTCACCGACGTGAAAATCTCCAAAGACCTGCGGAGTGCGACGGTCTTTGTGTCGACGCTGGACGCAAACACTCTCCCAACGGCTCTGGAGGGACTGCAGCGTGCCGCCGGTATGCTTTCCCATCGGCTCGGCGATGAGCTGGACCTCCGCCGGATCCCCCGGCTCCAGTTCGTTCACGACCCTTCCCTCGCCCAGGGTGCCCGCATCGATGCCATTCTCGCGAGCGTCCTTCCTGAAGAAACAGACGAAGAAGAAAAGGCGCTCTCTGCCGCTCACACCGAGGAGACCGATGACTAA
- the nrnA gene encoding Bifunctional oligoribonuclease and PAP phosphatase NrnA, translating to MTNLIIPTRGPAVCYDIAERLKQGQRYFFSTHVYPDGDNLGSMTALMLALQYLGKEVRAYVGTRIPEFYRFLPDVLDLVHGTVPDESPDAYDACIIVDSGDIFRMGQPFTDWMATGHLPLINIDHHKSNTLFGDLVWVDATYAAVGEQIVELLDALEVPITADIATCLMTSIMTDTGRFSFENTTLRTMAYATRLVEAGCSTYSVFQPVYQTKRLSGLTLQNLAMNTMEVDKERRLAILHLTQQMLDESEALLEESEGIIDVVNAVADIDTVCFIKEANPGDFKLSIRTKSFMDAVPISQQFGGGGHARAAGSSLPGNTIESVLAEVVPVIRAEVDRQRGIAG from the coding sequence ATGACTAACCTCATCATCCCTACCAGGGGTCCCGCAGTCTGCTATGACATCGCCGAACGGCTCAAGCAAGGACAGCGGTACTTTTTCTCGACGCATGTCTACCCCGATGGCGACAATCTGGGGAGCATGACCGCCCTCATGCTGGCCCTCCAGTATCTGGGGAAAGAAGTCCGGGCCTATGTCGGGACCAGGATCCCGGAGTTCTACCGTTTCCTGCCGGATGTGCTGGACCTGGTGCATGGCACCGTGCCCGACGAGTCGCCGGATGCGTATGACGCCTGCATCATTGTTGATTCAGGGGACATCTTCCGCATGGGGCAGCCCTTCACTGACTGGATGGCGACAGGGCATCTGCCGCTGATCAACATCGATCACCACAAGTCGAACACGTTGTTCGGCGATCTGGTGTGGGTGGATGCCACCTACGCCGCCGTTGGAGAGCAGATTGTAGAGCTGCTCGATGCGCTGGAAGTCCCGATTACTGCTGACATCGCGACCTGTCTGATGACCAGCATCATGACCGACACCGGGCGCTTCAGCTTTGAGAACACGACGCTCCGCACGATGGCGTATGCCACGCGACTGGTGGAAGCAGGATGTTCGACCTACAGCGTCTTTCAGCCGGTGTATCAGACGAAACGCCTATCAGGGCTGACCCTGCAGAACCTGGCGATGAACACAATGGAAGTTGACAAGGAGCGTCGGCTTGCCATCCTGCATCTGACACAGCAAATGCTGGACGAGTCAGAGGCGCTGCTGGAAGAAAGCGAGGGGATCATCGATGTCGTGAATGCTGTCGCGGACATCGATACGGTCTGCTTCATCAAAGAAGCCAATCCCGGCGACTTCAAGCTCTCCATCCGGACCAAGAGCTTCATGGATGCCGTGCCGATTTCACAGCAATTTGGTGGGGGGGGCCACGCCCGGGCGGCGGGGTCCTCGTTACCCGGGAATACCATCGAGTCGGTGCTGGCAGAGGTCGTGCCGGTGATTCGCGCCGAAGTCGATCGTCAGCGGGGCATTGCTGGCTAG
- the truB gene encoding tRNA pseudouridine synthase B — protein MPLRQPTDDAGDFADFSAVNADGDIVEAMLPAMEIAEADRVTVQSAEKLDLTGWLLVWKPQGITSFDVIRWLRRGLTGLRPRPKIGHTGTLDPFAEGLLLVALGGATRLIPLLEDWNKRYQVVCELGRETTTLDPEGTTVAEAPVPALTQSLVEAALPPFLGSIWQTPPVFSALKQGGEALYRKARRGETVEVQPRLVHIDHIQLTSVDGETIAFEMECGSGTYVRSLCRDLAKALGTVGHCRALARTALGSLSADAAWHLSSPKEVSLEELQVRLQPADWPLEETAWISVGCSDASAFAHGNHFSADGFENGAPEGVQAGQALRVYDATGQFLGIAELRTATSPYQFQPRVVLVTPID, from the coding sequence ATGCCACTGCGTCAGCCGACTGATGATGCGGGGGACTTCGCTGACTTCAGCGCGGTCAACGCTGACGGCGATATTGTCGAAGCGATGTTGCCGGCCATGGAAATTGCCGAGGCAGATCGGGTGACGGTCCAGTCTGCGGAGAAGCTCGACCTCACCGGCTGGCTGCTGGTCTGGAAACCTCAGGGCATCACGTCGTTTGATGTCATTCGCTGGCTGCGCCGGGGCCTGACCGGACTGCGACCTCGTCCCAAGATTGGGCATACCGGCACGCTGGATCCGTTTGCTGAGGGACTCCTCCTGGTCGCTCTCGGCGGTGCAACCCGGCTGATCCCCCTATTGGAGGACTGGAACAAGCGCTATCAGGTGGTCTGTGAGCTGGGGCGCGAGACGACCACGCTGGACCCGGAAGGGACCACGGTTGCCGAAGCTCCGGTGCCGGCGCTCACGCAGTCGCTCGTGGAAGCAGCGCTGCCGCCGTTCCTGGGAAGCATCTGGCAGACACCCCCTGTGTTTTCGGCGCTGAAGCAGGGAGGCGAAGCCCTCTATCGCAAGGCGCGACGGGGTGAAACGGTCGAGGTGCAGCCCCGGCTGGTCCACATCGATCACATCCAGCTGACATCAGTGGATGGGGAGACGATCGCTTTCGAGATGGAGTGCGGCTCCGGGACCTATGTGCGGAGCCTGTGTCGCGATCTGGCGAAAGCCCTGGGAACAGTCGGTCATTGCCGGGCCCTGGCGCGGACCGCGTTGGGGTCTCTGTCTGCTGATGCTGCCTGGCATCTCAGCAGCCCGAAAGAGGTCTCCCTCGAAGAGCTACAGGTCCGCCTGCAACCGGCAGACTGGCCTCTGGAAGAGACCGCCTGGATTTCTGTCGGGTGCTCCGATGCGAGCGCCTTCGCCCACGGCAACCACTTTTCAGCGGACGGTTTTGAGAATGGCGCTCCTGAAGGCGTGCAGGCAGGTCAGGCGCTGCGGGTGTATGACGCCACCGGCCAGTTCCTCGGGATCGCGGAACTGCGGACTGCCACCTCGCCGTATCAGTTCCAGCCCCGGGTCGTGCTGGTCACACCCATCGATTAG
- the ribF gene encoding Riboflavin biosynthesis protein RibF produces the protein MPPLLAPDILQTVMPPSGVIYGLGTFDGVHRGHLHLIDEVLRLREATGLPAWILVLYRDPANPLFAGQQVITTQLERDCLFSGTALDGAGTLRLTSDVTQMSHEAFVQEVLLGPLQARHLVVGWDFHYGHARVGNVTLLQEQLQQLAGRCELTVLNPVMDGSEPIKSTTIRSWIQGGDIARANAWLTRPYFMRGQVVTGRQVGREIGFPTANLGLPKEKLLPAPGVYCTIAETRGGRYWAATNVGRRPTVESESPQLVVEAHLLDFTGDLYGHPIRLHFVQQLRSEQHFASLELLRAQIARDVAQVRHITMHRPAESEVLAPVLPNLFATLPTTASES, from the coding sequence ATGCCGCCACTCCTAGCGCCCGACATCCTGCAGACCGTGATGCCGCCCTCCGGCGTCATCTACGGACTTGGAACGTTTGATGGCGTCCACCGGGGGCATCTGCATCTGATCGATGAGGTACTGCGACTCCGGGAGGCGACCGGCCTGCCAGCCTGGATTTTGGTGTTGTACCGGGACCCTGCCAATCCCCTCTTCGCTGGACAGCAGGTCATCACCACTCAGTTGGAACGGGATTGCCTCTTTAGCGGGACAGCGCTGGATGGGGCGGGCACCCTCCGGCTGACCAGCGATGTGACGCAGATGTCGCATGAGGCGTTTGTGCAGGAAGTCCTGCTGGGGCCGCTACAAGCGCGACATCTCGTAGTGGGCTGGGACTTTCACTATGGCCATGCCCGAGTAGGGAATGTCACACTGCTGCAGGAACAGTTACAGCAGCTGGCGGGCCGATGTGAACTCACCGTGCTGAATCCGGTCATGGATGGCAGCGAGCCGATCAAGAGCACGACGATTCGGTCCTGGATTCAGGGAGGTGACATCGCACGCGCCAACGCCTGGCTGACCCGGCCGTACTTCATGCGTGGACAGGTTGTCACTGGCCGCCAGGTGGGACGGGAAATCGGGTTCCCGACAGCGAATCTGGGGCTGCCAAAGGAGAAGCTTCTCCCCGCGCCAGGGGTCTATTGCACGATCGCTGAGACCAGGGGGGGGCGCTATTGGGCAGCGACCAATGTGGGGAGACGTCCTACTGTCGAGAGTGAATCACCGCAACTCGTTGTGGAAGCCCATCTGCTCGACTTTACTGGCGACTTGTATGGCCATCCGATCCGGCTGCACTTTGTTCAGCAGCTGCGAAGTGAGCAGCACTTTGCTTCGCTGGAATTGCTTCGGGCGCAGATCGCGCGTGATGTGGCGCAGGTGCGACACATCACGATGCATCGACCGGCGGAGTCCGAAGTCCTGGCTCCCGTCCTGCCAAACTTGTTTGCTACTTTGCCCACAACTGCCAGCGAAAGCTGA
- the folD_1 gene encoding Bifunctional protein FolD protein gives MAATILDAKPIATRLGRQIREDLVAIRRELKGEEPAIGVLLVTGDQVSMAFIDKLARDAAGFGIAMSIERIAERKAETDLVPRLTELVSRPDIHGILVSQSQLDRPDFDQLVAIIPGKADLSGLHYANIGHLGLGKTAMLPPRVRAAWELVLEYVDDYRHRGVVIVSSRNDGVRGFLGRSLALHCANLGIPATVRLPLTHQGAQQGPQVQFYNPGDEILISFANTMGALTKQNVKHGSIVIDAGYNFHLKRVSGDANFLELQSQVAMISPVPGGVESLAPLCVLKNFIELLNRQFRFEPEESAIGLKARRRL, from the coding sequence ATGGCCGCTACGATCCTCGACGCCAAACCCATCGCCACCAGACTCGGCCGTCAGATTCGGGAGGATCTGGTGGCGATTCGTCGCGAGCTGAAGGGCGAGGAGCCGGCTATCGGAGTACTGCTGGTCACCGGTGACCAGGTCAGTATGGCGTTCATCGATAAGCTCGCCAGGGATGCTGCGGGCTTCGGCATCGCGATGTCCATTGAGCGCATCGCGGAGCGGAAAGCGGAAACCGACCTCGTACCCCGCCTCACAGAGCTGGTGAGCCGCCCAGACATCCATGGCATCCTCGTCAGTCAGTCCCAGCTGGATCGTCCCGATTTCGATCAGCTTGTCGCCATTATCCCCGGCAAGGCTGATCTCTCCGGCCTCCACTACGCCAACATCGGGCACCTGGGACTGGGAAAAACCGCCATGCTGCCGCCCCGTGTCCGTGCCGCGTGGGAACTGGTACTCGAATATGTCGATGACTACCGGCATCGTGGCGTGGTCATTGTCTCGAGTCGCAATGATGGTGTCCGGGGTTTCCTCGGCAGATCGTTGGCATTGCACTGTGCGAATCTGGGGATTCCGGCGACTGTTCGATTGCCGCTGACACACCAGGGAGCCCAACAGGGACCCCAGGTGCAGTTCTACAACCCCGGTGACGAAATCCTCATCTCCTTTGCGAACACGATGGGAGCGCTGACAAAACAGAACGTGAAGCATGGCAGCATCGTCATCGATGCGGGCTACAACTTTCACCTCAAGCGGGTCAGCGGCGATGCGAACTTCCTGGAGTTACAGTCACAGGTCGCCATGATTTCACCGGTCCCGGGCGGTGTGGAGAGCCTGGCGCCCCTTTGTGTACTGAAAAACTTCATCGAGCTGCTGAATCGTCAGTTCCGCTTCGAACCTGAAGAATCAGCCATCGGGCTGAAGGCCCGACGTCGGCTTTAG